The genomic segment aaaatttccatttttttcattcataggTAAAAGAATATCATTAAATCAGTTTGTATATTAATcgttaataaatattttctttaaaaataatcaaattcttTTCATAGTTGACAAatctaattcaaaaaaatcaagaaattaaggaaaaaatacCTTCTTAATCATCAAactaatattttgaaattagaattttcaaatttagtacatctatattattatttttataattaattaatatcactAAGATCCCCATGTCTAAAATAGGTCCACAATCTCTCTAATTTTTCTATCTTCACCGGCTATGACCAAGACTAATTTTATCCCAAATCACTTGTGCTAGAAAATATACACATCCCTATTTATTCCATTAATTTGCACTGCTTTATTGCTTTATTTTCAACTTTCAAGATCATTTTCATGATAATTATAGtgaaagctatatatatatatatatatatatatatatatatatatatatatatatatatatatatatatataaagtgaaaGATTAGTGGTCATGGATGGATGACCACAAACATTTTGACACATGTAACCACCCCATTTGCAAACGGCTTCTCTATACATACGTTCGTTCGTTTCGTCTACCTAACCACTGTCTTATATTCCGTTGACTTCGCCCACTATTTTGACGATAACGTACACACAATTAACTTTGTCTACTCTAAACCTATCATTAAACTAATCACTTGATGATAATTATAACGATGATGACAGTGACAACCATGTTTATCATCTGAGATGGTCGCCAAAAAGTGCACTCCGTCTAGCTAGGGTTTCAAGAGTGTGCTTGATATTGTacttattgttattgttgtgatttgaaaaaaattattttataaaatgtatttttagttaagattagtttgaaaaaatatatgtttggttaaaactatagttgaaattgaggttgaacaaaaagtagtttaatgtgtttggttaaaaaaatgcttttcaaattgatgttataaaataattaaaaaatatttttaatttaaatattaaagatttaactactattattacatcatgaaataaataatattgagatcaaatattttttattattccattaaactatatgcaatgtcatcacatacaaaatctatccaacaatgactatatttttcatggtttcttaagcatgcaacaataaaaactgaattttttgttatatcatcaagcgatatccttctaattttttgaataaaacacaattaaaataaaaataaaaataaaaactaaatttttttaactgggtcggacccggcaagaacataattggaattgcgatcaaatttcaCAAATGCTACACCATcatgcgatatccttctaatttatgtagtgttataaataatattaaatactagtttttcgagtaaaactcaatttttttttaaaaaatttacaatttcattatgtacaaaattcattcgacaagaactatagttttcatgattttttgagcgtgcaataaaattaggtaaaatattatcaggaataaaattgagattacagtacgagtaaatttaattcaccttaaactatttttttaacaaaaaaaaatattgttcacgttCATGTGAATAGTGcgagtgaaatcaattaattacactggtttttttagaaaaaaaaactaaacttttcaTGTGAACGgtgcgagtgaattaattcactggCACtgttttctgaaattttttttaaaaacctacTGTTCATGTTAGTGAACAGTGCtacagtggagcatggctctactgttcactgaacagcggagccatgctccactgagccatgctccactgagccatgctccactgttgGTGTTAATGTCTAGACGAGAAACAACAAAATGCTGCTTTTCAAAAACCTGTAGCACACCACAATTTTAAGTGggtcatatgaaaaaaaactgcTATTTTAATCTTACTAAACACTAAAAGTTGTGGCTGCGGGTGAGGTTCACCCGCAGCTACAATAACAAACACCCActaaatttcatttaacttGCTTGTACATTGGTAGATGTCATGATGGTGCTCATGAGGAGATAGGTTAGTATAACATAGTTTTCTCAGCATAATGAGGATAACATTTTCTATTCTATCTTGCTTAAGAGTTTGCTGGCATTGTTAGAAAGATTCATACATCCATGACCTGCCCCATTGAATGTTTATGCATCAATTTATCATTTCGCTTGtgggtttttatttaattaatcggATAAAATCAATTAGCCAGCCACTAGtattatatattgtttaatttgtttcctTGGGATTAATTAGCATGAATTATAATGACGAGAATGATTGTAATTTAAGAGGATTAGTAGTGGTAAAATGTTACTATTTATCAACACGGTGCAACATAGtaaaaatattggaaaataatataaatcatatcttggaatctcacctaacaacttaagctattgggttgagatggttctttgacatggtatcagagtcttgatgaccaagcggtcacaagtttgaatcatacaatctctatttatttgataaaaattaatcacaaagtaatgtgggtctgtgcaagtttcaagctcaaagggctttcacttgagggggtgtgttggaaaataatataaattatatcttgtaaCCCCACCAAAGAGCTTAAATTATTGGGttaagatgattctttgacaaaaaacattatttttgatgtttttgctgGCATGAAAAATATTGCTGGCGCAAGAAGAGTGCATCGCATTGCCAATCAGGCATAAAGagatacattttaaatttaaatatagattCCCTTCGTAGATAAGCTCTtctattcatatataattattattattagaaagaaaagaaagatgaagtggtgtaaaacaaaagagagaatcAGCAGTTGTACAAGAACACATGTATGTATGTACCACTTTGATCATGCATGCAGtggtttttatctttaaattagtGGGTCATGTTAGAATATTATGTATGATATTGTGGGGCTGTTTAATTTAACAGGATTAGAAGGGACAGCTTAAAAGTGTGGTTATCCAAGGGATGAATTGCCTGGTGAAAGAAGTTTCTGAGAAACCTAAAAAGATCGATAAAGTAGAGAAGATAAAAGCAAAAGGGAAGTTATCTAGTCAAGGTGCTGCACAAGACATGAAGATGTTGttctatttatatgtttttttatatatggccAGCTTAAGTTCGATCCTACAAGTAcactattttatttgataatgcCATGAGGCTTGACCCACAAAGGTTTTGAGAGAATTTGTGAAGTTTAGAGGCCAATAATTGTCAATTAGGGcataactctctctctctctctctctacatcaGACCACATTTGTAGAATATTGACCTAGCTAATTGTATAAAGGAAAGAGTGAAAGATAGTGCAATGAACAACAGTCGCATTTGTGTTGTATACATTAGATTATCATGTCTAATAGACATAGGTCTGTTAAATGTCCAAATAGCCTCAACTTTGAATCCtcaatttcttctttgtttttttcttagaaaacaaAACTTGTGTGAGTTGGCAATCAATTCCAGTCATGTTACCACTCACTTCTGAATAAAAAACTTTACAGGTTTGTCTATGAAATGAGGGAGAGGTCGGAGGGAAGTAGAACAAGGAAGGTCATTAGAAGAGTCTCAGCATAAGGTATTTTAGACTCCATGCATGATTTTCCATGTACCAATCGCTCATGTCTGTTCCACATGCCCATTTTTGAAACCTAAAGGCACATGGGATGTGTGCAAAGATGCGAATTTTCAtccccttttgttttatttcaatattgttttgaagacATAATCAACTTGGCGGGTTAAAATAAAACCAGATCAATCTGGTATCTGAATTGATTTaggtaaaaaataacatgattatCCAAGTTAATAAACTGAATTGATTTAATGATCTGGTTGACTTGGATTTGACTCGTTCAAATTTATctattaatttgttgatttttctttcaaaaaacatttttttgggTTAGAATAACAACTTAAATTGGCTCACCCGACCCATAATCCAAACCTTACCCTGAATTAATCCTAAATCTGGTTTTAAAACTAAGTTTTATTGTCTTGAGGCCCAAAATCCTGTAAGGAATAAAGAAGTCTGTTTAATAATggcaagaaagaaaaacagggGAAGGCAACATTAATTGGAGAAACATGGTTTCATGTCTCTACTAACTGATGATCAATCAGACAGATTAAGTGTTTAACCAAAGGACCATGTGCTTGCTCTATAAAATAACAATGACAACAAACAACTACAGTTACAGTATTTGGAAGAACTTGaacacataataataataaaatcagagCATCCAAAAAGTGATAAATAACAAACCCTTtggaatttctttctttctaatagGTATTTTACCTTCCTTAAAATGATTACTCCGAGTGGCTAGCCTGAGAGGAAAGCAAATTAAATGGGTgcttgatattataataatttttatgaatataattttaaaaaatttataatttatagaatttttttaatgtttaactTGGATTTGTGGTTGAAACCTCCttttaattgtataaaaaatatcatcagtcaaatgtaattttaattGTTGAACCAAACATTTATTAACTAAGGTTAAAGAATATCTAGTTTATATAAAATTGTgatatttattgattaattaaacactttcaaatctaaattaaaaaaaaacagactgcAACATacataacacaaaaataaacagagctTAACACCACCTAATAGGAATTCCAATAATTCAAGGCACAAATTTAAAGGTGGCCTTACTTTTTACCATAGTTTTTAGACCTGATCCGGTGGCCGGCCTTGTCCAAGgctcgggtttcgggttttgaacatgtcaatttttttttaaatcaaaacgacgttgttttagtaaaaaacaaaagttaacggGTTGTAACCGAGTTTTTGACTGAGTCTTGCCGTGCGCGTCAACCAGGTCACTAGATCAACCCGCTGAGTCAGTCGAGTCAtacaaggttttttcttttcctgttttttcttcaactcggCCAGGTTCCAGCCACGAGTCGACTCGCCGgataagattttaaaactatgcttttTACCCTATCTTTCTTACTTGTTGCGGTAATTCTTTAAATGGCTCCAAACATATCTCAAAAGACAGCCatgatattcataaaaaaagggTATATTTGCGTGTTCAGCATCGGAcattgtttatatttaatagtaaaaaaacaaccatgattttcattaaaaaggaataaagaaagaagacagCCATGATTTCCTCATTTATAAACATAATTCATTCAATTTGGAAGTGAGAACTGCTCAAAACTAATGATGTGTTGATGATAATATTGACATTGAAGCTTTgccaaaagatatatatttaaattagtaccAATCGAGACTTCGTTGAGTTTGGCCAACTTTCTTAATCCATAAAGATTAGACTACGCAACGAGCTAGCTGATTTAATTATgcatcaaatatttgttttatcaatCTTTTGCCTAATTTAAATTAGTATCAATTAAGAGTTAATTAGTTTCTTGTTTAACAATTAGCACAAATCCCACTTCAAAATCCCATGAGGAGAAAGTAAAAAGGGGGAGATATAATAACATATATGCATGTGGGTGAATGAGAAAATCACATGCATGATCATTTGCTAAAAAAACACACTAACAAACATGCCATCAAATTAATGCCATTAGAGGTTCAAGGCTACCTCTTCGTAGTCACTCTCATGTAATTAGAATATTCATCCATCCCATGAAGGCATGAACCCATGAAGAGAGGTAATTAAGCAAGGAACACTGAGCTGTCAGGTTTTGATTGGATACTGACAAAACATTTTGAAATGGAAAGCTCGAAAATGGAAGGTGgtgagcttctttttttttttttttatcaagcaaCACGAAGCTGCCAGGCTTTGATTGGATATTGACAAAACATTTTGAAATGGAGAGCACGAAATGGTAGGTGGTGACCTTATTCCTTTCTTTAACAAGCTGAGATTTGAATCAGTCCGATAACTTCCCTTCccttttataaaacataaaacaaatcattttaatataaaaatttaaattattaaatgaaaagatttcaatatataatttatattattttttaatatatattttcaagtaaaaattcttttaatttgaaatttgcaCGGATTTACACTACTTTGTGCTATTAATTCATTTcaattaaaagagagaaagatgaTGGTGAGATTTAAACTTGTGACCGTCTTATCAGTAAGACTCTGATACTATATCAAGAAATCAATTCAATGCTAGGACTTAACCTATTAGATGAGATCCCAATATatacataatttatattattttctaacatactcTTTTAAGTGAAAACtcttaatttaaatttgaaaaaatttgtaTATGCCCACACCttcttgtaattaattttattaaataaaatatgaatggtAATATTCGAACTTAtgatcaatcaatcaataaagCTCTAACAtgacaaaaaattatttcaataaaaaaaacttaaatggttaagtaaagaaattaaaaaaatatgatatatatattgttctctaataaataattaactaaatacCCTATAACAGTCTCACATGATGGTTGCTTtagcataaatatatataacgGATCAGTGGCTTCATTTGCATCATTTCTCTAtctctttgtgttttttcttcaaacagAAAATAGTTGCTGTTGGTATGGAGGATCAGTTTCCTAAAATGGAAACCTTTATGCACAAGGAATTGGCAGCTCAAAGTAGTTTTCATGGAATGGCAACAGGATCAAGATATTTTGGTGATCCCACCATTTGGGGTGCTCTAGCTGGGGCTACTTGTCATGTAGATGATGGAAATAATGGCACGAAATCGCCATCACAATCGTCTCACGAAAGATTGTTTTCGGGTTCGGAATCGAGTTCTTCGGCAGACGATCTGGTTTCAGGTACCAATTTGGTTGGTAACATCCCTGGATTTGGCAGACAGGATTATTCCAAACAAAATCATGAAAGTTGTTTTATGTCAGGATTGTGTTCTATCAATTCTCCTGGAGGTTCAATATCTGACTATATTGTCAAAGAAAGCTCCATTAATCCTGTGAATTTCTCGGAATATTTTCCAGCACTAAATAACCAAGCTCAAGTATCTGAACCTCCCTCTCCATCTTCCTTatcaaacacatcaaaatttcCAAATTTGACCTTGTTTTTGCAGGAACCAGAAGCTTTCATCCAAACAAGTTTTCAAACAACTTGGCAAGGATCAAAACCCAAACAAGCTGTCGATCAACTTGGCAAGGATCAAAGATGTGAGCCTATGTCATTATTTCCAAACACTTCATTCTCCATGCCTCAACTAGGCCAAATTCATTTCCAACCAAGTAATGATTGgctcaaaataaatcaaaccttGGCAAACTATTCTATTAAGGGATTTAATGACTATTGGCTTAGAACTACGACCACACAGCCGATGAAATACACCGGTCGAAGATTGCAGAACCAGCATCAGAAGCCTTCATTTTCATCAGCTTCAACATCGCCGGGAAAGCTGTTTAGAGGAGTGAGGCAAAGGCACTGGGGCAAATGGGTTACAGAGATTAGGTTACCGCGAAACCGGACGAGGGTTTGGTTAGGGACTTTCAACACAGCAGAAGAAGCTGCCATTGCTTATGACACGGCAGCTTACATGTTACGAGGAGATTATGCGCATTTGAATTTCCCAGATCTTAAGCATCAACTTAAGGCCAATTCATTGAATGGAACCACAGCTGCCCTTCTTGAAGCAAAGTTACAATTAGCAATATCACAAGGCAACAATATTTCTGTTCAAAAGAAGCACAGTGATGATCCACCACCAACATCACCAGATAAGATTATACATGACATGAATGCTACAAAACCCAAAGGTTTGAGCCACAACACAACAAGAGAAGGGTTGCAATTTGAGTTGGAAGGCAAAACTGCATGTCACGAAGTGATTCACGAGAACCTGCAGAAAGGTCAAGAGGTTGTAGCATCTGATGCTGGAGCTGTTCAGTTAAGTAGAATGCCTTCCTTGGACATGGACATGATCTGGGATTCTCTTTTAGTCTCTGATTCATGAACATTTtgccttctttcttttcacatttaGTATGATGTGAAGATTGTCTAGACaagaaatttcttaaaaaaatttctttcattgCCAGATTTTAGGATCTACAATGCAatcttcttaaaatttatattttgcttAAATACTGATGTTCTCTATAGAGGGTTTAGTTTGCTTTTcccttagttaattttattcccCCATTTCTCCATATCATTTTCCTCCTATCTTTAAGAGGTGGTTTGGACAAGAAACATGAAATTGAAGATTGAAATTAGAAATAGGGAAGACATTTTTTTTGCTACTCGAGTAGATGCCAAATCTGGCATGTGGAGGTTGGCATGCTTTTTATTACCAAGtcaatggaaaaataaattggtgGGACAATCTTTTTATGAGCATgctcttttatatttttggtcGGGCATTGTATATTGAGAAAATTCCATTTGATAATGAGGTCTAGAGCATTGAATAATTAATCTTAAAGGGCTTGTtacatgattgaaaaaaaatgttttttatttttatgtagttttattttttaagtttgagttttaaatcaatattaaaaaaatttatctctttttaataCACTAAATCATGTAATTAAAGAGTGCATAGTTAAAACattaatctgaaaatattaatcaaaacacTACATTAATAACagcgaatatatatataattaatgtagATGAGCATTGTTGTTTCAACAAATTAGTTGAGCGAATGTCAGatttatatcaaatcaatttgattGATGGTATCACTAGCTTCCATTTACCCGTGATGGGAACAAAATAGGATTTTGTATATCATGGGCTTTCGTAtggtttcaaagaaaaaaaatgtcccAGTAAAATTTGATTAAACCCATCAgaatgtgaaaagaaaaatcaagttgacTCCGATTTTAGTTcgtcatttttataaaaaccattttagttctttttttagggtttaagacAAGTCAAGAAggatttgaataataaaaaaagcaaaggcAATTTGTGATCCAAGAATTTTCGTTATGTCTAGTCTTCAATTGAACTTAAACCATGAGTACATGATAGTTGATGCATTTGTGCGCATAAAtttcatgtattaaaaaatacattaaaaataatgttaaaatgacaataattttatttaattataagaaaaaaaagtgtagaAGCTCTCTTGAGGTATTCTTTACGTGCACATATCTTCTAATTAACAGTCagatctaaattttattttaaatgagaaaattttcacatgagactaaaaattttaattaatcatataagatcttaacttaatttaatttagtgaaAGGAGAGACTTTGATCATTTATTTCCTTGATGGACTTGAATTTCTTTGAGAGAACTTCTAAGTATTTGTGCTTGTTCTTTAA from the Populus nigra chromosome 1, ddPopNigr1.1, whole genome shotgun sequence genome contains:
- the LOC133681044 gene encoding ethylene-responsive transcription factor ERF062-like; translated protein: MEDQFPKMETFMHKELAAQSSFHGMATGSRYFGDPTIWGALAGATCHVDDGNNGTKSPSQSSHERLFSGSESSSSADDLVSGTNLVGNIPGFGRQDYSKQNHESCFMSGLCSINSPGGSISDYIVKESSINPVNFSEYFPALNNQAQVSEPPSPSSLSNTSKFPNLTLFLQEPEAFIQTSFQTTWQGSKPKQAVDQLGKDQRCEPMSLFPNTSFSMPQLGQIHFQPSNDWLKINQTLANYSIKGFNDYWLRTTTTQPMKYTGRRLQNQHQKPSFSSASTSPGKLFRGVRQRHWGKWVTEIRLPRNRTRVWLGTFNTAEEAAIAYDTAAYMLRGDYAHLNFPDLKHQLKANSLNGTTAALLEAKLQLAISQGNNISVQKKHSDDPPPTSPDKIIHDMNATKPKGLSHNTTREGLQFELEGKTACHEVIHENLQKGQEVVASDAGAVQLSRMPSLDMDMIWDSLLVSDS